The following are encoded in a window of Streptomyces sp. 11x1 genomic DNA:
- a CDS encoding aldehyde dehydrogenase family protein, protein MHSTADPVADAAGAVDRFLAAPRTMLIGGHWVGALSGRSFASVDPATGAVLTTVPDGDAADVDRAVTAARRAFGDPGWRRMSPLERGVLLNRVADVIEAHADELALLESRDNGKPVSVARTVDVGTSVKLFRYFAGWPSKLEGSTIPVSPRGGLRVLNYTTRQPVGVAGLIVPWNFPVSMACWKLAPALATGCAVVLKPAEETPLSTLRLAELLQGAGVPDGVVNVVTGRGASAGAALAAHDGVDKIAFTGSTETGRAIVRAAAGNLKKVSLELGGKSPNIVLPDADPEAVAEAAAQAVFFNQGQVCTAGSRLYVHRKIFDDVLDAVAERARGIVVGPGSDPATEMGPLVSARHHERVTGFIAAGREQGARLAAGGGRPGLDAPYDAGYFVEPTVFVAPDDGLRIVREEIFGPVLAAMSWDDVDDLVERANDSPFGLSAGIWTSDLGHAHRIADELQAGTVWINCYNLTDPASPFGGFKQSGWGREMGRTVLDHYTEIKSVWVNLG, encoded by the coding sequence ATGCACAGCACAGCAGACCCGGTCGCGGACGCGGCGGGGGCGGTAGACCGCTTCCTCGCCGCGCCGCGGACCATGCTCATCGGCGGCCACTGGGTCGGCGCCCTCTCGGGCCGCTCGTTCGCCAGTGTCGACCCCGCCACCGGCGCCGTGCTCACGACCGTTCCCGACGGCGACGCCGCCGACGTCGACCGGGCCGTCACGGCGGCGCGCCGCGCGTTCGGCGACCCCGGCTGGCGGCGGATGAGCCCGCTGGAGCGGGGCGTGCTGCTGAACCGGGTCGCCGACGTCATCGAGGCGCACGCGGACGAACTCGCCCTGCTGGAGTCGCGCGACAACGGCAAGCCGGTCTCCGTGGCACGCACGGTGGACGTGGGCACCAGCGTGAAGCTGTTCCGCTACTTCGCGGGCTGGCCGAGCAAGCTGGAGGGCAGCACGATCCCCGTGTCGCCGCGCGGTGGACTGCGCGTGCTGAACTACACCACGCGGCAACCGGTGGGCGTGGCGGGACTGATCGTGCCGTGGAACTTCCCCGTGTCGATGGCGTGCTGGAAGCTGGCGCCCGCGCTGGCCACCGGCTGCGCGGTCGTCCTGAAGCCCGCCGAGGAGACCCCGCTGTCCACGCTGCGGCTCGCCGAGCTGCTCCAGGGGGCGGGGGTGCCGGACGGTGTCGTCAACGTCGTCACCGGGCGTGGTGCCTCGGCGGGTGCCGCCCTCGCCGCTCACGACGGGGTCGACAAGATCGCTTTCACCGGGTCCACGGAGACGGGCCGCGCCATCGTCCGCGCCGCCGCGGGGAACCTGAAGAAGGTCTCCCTCGAACTCGGTGGGAAATCCCCCAACATCGTGCTGCCGGACGCCGACCCCGAGGCCGTCGCCGAAGCCGCCGCGCAGGCCGTCTTCTTCAACCAGGGACAGGTCTGCACGGCCGGCTCCCGGCTGTACGTGCACCGCAAGATCTTCGACGACGTACTGGACGCGGTGGCCGAGCGCGCCCGCGGCATCGTCGTCGGTCCCGGCAGCGACCCGGCCACCGAGATGGGTCCGCTGGTCTCCGCGCGCCACCACGAGCGGGTCACCGGGTTCATCGCCGCCGGCCGGGAACAGGGGGCACGGCTCGCCGCGGGCGGCGGGCGGCCCGGACTCGACGCGCCGTACGACGCGGGCTACTTCGTCGAACCGACGGTGTTCGTGGCGCCCGACGACGGTCTGCGCATCGTCAGGGAGGAGATCTTCGGCCCCGTGCTCGCGGCGATGAGCTGGGACGACGTGGACGATCTGGTCGAGCGGGCCAACGACTCGCCCTTCGGGCTGTCGGCCGGCATCTGGACGTCCGACCTGGGCCACGCGCACCGCATCGCCGACGAACTGCAGGCGGGCACCGTGTGGATCAACTGCTACAACCTCACGGATCCCGCGTCGCCCTTCGGCGGCTTCAAACAGTCCGGCTGGGGCCGCGAAATGGGCCGGACCGTGCTCGACCACTACACCGAGATCAAGAGCGTCTGGGTCAACCTAGGCTGA
- a CDS encoding SDR family oxidoreductase yields MDLELDGRTAIVTGGSLGIGRATARALAAEGAAVVVTARRLPLLERAAKELEAETGSRVVPLVSDTDDTESVRAMVRRVADEFGRVDILVNGAAAPSGLVRNAVEEADPELLLADLNTKVVGYFRCAQAVTPHMKANGYGRIINIGGLTGRSSHALSGMRNLAVVHLTKVLSDQLGPSGVTVNTLHPGVVETEHIHELYEKEAAKRGVTAAEVEADFVARTPIRRVLEADEIAQAVCFLASPRAAAITGESLGMDGGLTRGIFL; encoded by the coding sequence ATGGACCTCGAACTGGATGGCAGGACCGCCATCGTCACCGGCGGCAGCCTCGGTATCGGCCGGGCCACCGCTCGCGCGCTCGCCGCGGAGGGCGCGGCCGTCGTCGTCACCGCCCGTCGGCTGCCCCTGCTGGAACGCGCCGCCAAGGAGCTGGAGGCGGAGACCGGCAGCCGGGTCGTCCCGCTCGTGTCGGACACCGACGACACCGAGTCCGTGCGCGCCATGGTGCGGCGCGTGGCCGACGAGTTCGGACGCGTCGACATCCTCGTCAACGGCGCGGCGGCCCCGTCCGGGCTGGTGCGCAACGCGGTCGAGGAGGCCGACCCGGAGCTGCTGCTCGCCGACCTCAACACCAAGGTCGTCGGCTACTTCCGCTGCGCGCAGGCCGTCACCCCGCACATGAAGGCGAACGGCTACGGCCGGATCATCAACATCGGCGGGCTGACCGGCCGTTCCAGCCACGCGCTCTCCGGAATGCGCAATCTCGCCGTCGTCCACCTCACGAAGGTGCTCTCCGACCAGCTCGGCCCGTCCGGCGTCACCGTCAACACGCTGCACCCCGGTGTGGTGGAGACCGAGCACATCCACGAGCTGTACGAGAAGGAGGCCGCCAAGCGCGGCGTCACCGCGGCCGAGGTCGAGGCGGACTTCGTCGCCCGCACACCGATCCGCCGGGTCCTGGAGGCGGACGAGATCGCCCAGGCCGTCTGCTTCCTCGCCTCCCCCAGGGCCGCCGCGATCACCGGGGAGTCGCTCGGCATGGACGGCGGCCTCACCCGCGGCATCTTCCTCTGA